In Henningerozyma blattae CBS 6284 chromosome 6, complete genome, the following are encoded in one genomic region:
- the TBLA0F01610 gene encoding endoplasmic reticulum-Golgi intermediate compartment family protein (similar to Saccharomyces cerevisiae ERV46 (YAL042W); ancestral locus Anc_7.31), with protein MQPKLLSFDAFNKTDEEVRIRTRTGGIITLFCILTTLYLLQKEWIEYYKITNKPQVVVDRDRHLKLELNLDITFPSLSCDLIGLDIVDDSGETSLDVLESGFTKIRVDTNGNELDDGSQLDVGTDRESLSSLDMDKAKYCGPCYGALDQSGNDNIDVASEKVCCQTCYDVRKAYTDVGWAFFDGKDIEQCEREGYVDRINDHLHEGCRIVGSALLNRIQGNVHFAPGAAFETAKGHFHDTSLYDKTEQLNFNHIINHLSFGKTGHELLTPKSSKSFSVSRRQPLDGRVMIPESRNTHFFQFSYFAKIVPTRFESLSGKVEEAAQYSVTFHSRPLQGGRDEDHPNTFHGRSGIPGLFIYFQMAPLKVIDIEAHSQTFSGLLLNCITTIGGVLAVGTMMDKVFYKAQRSIWGKKNQ; from the coding sequence ATGCAACCGAAACTGCTATCCTTCGATGCATTTAATAAGACTGACGAGGAAGTCCGTATTCGTACCCGTACCGGTGGTATTATAACATTATTTTGCATATTGACGactttatatttattacaaaaagaATGGATAGAGTATTATAAAATCACAAATAAACCACAAGTAGTTGTTGATAGGGATAGACATCTGAAGTTAGAGTTAAATTTAGATATCACCTTCCCATCATTATCATGCGATCTAATTGGTTTGGATATAGTTGATGATTCGGGGGAAACAAGTTTAGATGTACTTGAATCAGGGTTTACTAAAATCAGAGTTGACACAAATGGTaatgaattagatgatGGTTCTCAATTAGATGTCGGTACTGATAGGGAGTCTTTATCATCTTTGGATATGGATAAAGCTAAATATTGTGGGCCATGTTACGGTGCCTTGGATCAATCAGGTAACGATAATATTGATGTTGCAAGTGAAAAAGTATGTTGTCAAACATGTTATGATGTACGTAAAGCTTACACAGACGTAGGCTGGGCATTTTTTGATGGTAAGGACATAGAGCAATGTGAAAGAGAAGGATATGTTGATAGAATTAATGATCATCTTCATGAAGGTTGCAGAATTGTTGGCAGTGCTTTATTAAATAGAATTCAAGGGAATGTTCACTTCGCCCCTGGTGCTGCATTTGAAACAGCAAAAGGCCATTTCCATGATACCTCTTTGTATGATAAAACtgaacaattaaatttcaacCATATTATTAACCATTTAAGTTTTGGTAAGACGGGACATGAATTGCTAACTCcaaaatcttcaaaatcatTTTCTGTTAGTAGAAGACAACCATTAGATGGACGTGTTATGATACCAGAATCTAGGAATACACActtctttcaattttcatattttgcTAAGATTGTTCCAACACGGTTTGAAAGTCTAAGCGGAAAAGTTGAAGAAGCAGCTCAATACTCTGTTACTTTCCATTCAAGACCTTTACAAGGTGGTAGAGATGAAGATCATCCAAACACTTTCCATGGTAGAAGTGGTATTCCTGGTTTATTTATCTACTTTCAAATGGCACCATTAAAGGTAATTGATATAGAAGCTCATTCCCAAACGTTTTCTGGTCTTCTACTAAATTGTATCACTACAATTGGTGGTGTTCTAGCTGTCGGTACCATGATGGATAAAGTCTTTTATAAAGCACAACGCTCTATCTGGGGGAAAAAAAACCAATAG
- the CIR2 gene encoding electron-transferring-flavoprotein dehydrogenase (similar to Saccharomyces cerevisiae YOR356W; ancestral locus Anc_7.33), producing the protein MLRNIVFKPKQLSYCSLYKKIFYRAISTEIPFNQLSQSQQDQINEPPVIENVDVCIVGGGPSGLATAIKLKQLDLDDKLRVILLEKGSTIGSHNLSGVILEPDVWFELFPDSNYTLNDKRLPLPSNLVTPIKEEEFCFLTKSWRFPMPKPSDLVNKNRNFIGSLSEITSYLGEVAENMGIEIYPSVSVSDVVYDSDNNSIKGVKTRDLGISKNGSPKDTFEKGMEFHARQTVLAEGCHGSLTKKMIKKFDLRKDSMMQTYGLGIKELWEVKPENFRPGFVTHTMGFPLSNDLYGGGFQYHLRDNLVAVGLVMGLDYKNPYVSPYQEFQKMKHHPYYANVLKDGKCLEYGARALNEGGYQAIPKLNFPGGILVGATAGFMNVPKIKGSHNAVKSGILAAEEIFKNISKLPQIEDTENDIKLVDKPIDLQSYNTAVKNSSISKELYKVRNIRPSFNSPVGNILGMCYSGLDSLILKGHAPWTFPLHESDSSVTSLAKNYKPINYPKPDNKISFDIMMSVSRSGTYHDHDERCHLRVPDQDLDKFANNSYPQWKGIEQRFCPAGVYEFVEDENSTGKVKFSINSQNCVHCKTCDIKSPNQQIDWSVPEGGDGPKYSRL; encoded by the coding sequence ATGCTCAGAAACATAGTGTTTAAGCCAAAACAGTTAAGTTATTGTTCactttacaaaaaaatattttatcgAGCAATCTCAACAGAGATACCATTTAATCAATTATCACAAAGTCAACAGGATCAAATCAATGAACCTCCCGTAATTGAAAATGTCGATGTTTGCATTGTAGGGGGGGGACCTTCTGGATTAGCAACAgcaataaaattaaaacagtTGGATTTGGATGACAAATTAAGAGTTATCTTGTTAGAGAAAGGTTCTACAATTGGCTCTCATAATTTATCTGGTGTAATTCTTGAACCTGATGTTTGGTTTGAACTGTTCCCTGATTCTAACTATACTTTGAATGATAAAAGACTACCTCTACCATCAAATTTAGTAACTccaattaaagaagaagaattttgttttttaacCAAAAGCTGGAGATTTCCAATGCCTAAACCATCTGATTTagtgaataaaaatagaaattttattgGTTCATTAAGTGAAATTACCTCATATCTTGGTGAAGTAGCCGAAAATATGGGGATTGAAATATACCCCTCTGTTAGTGTCTCCGATGTTGTTTATGACTCGGATAACAACTCAATAAAAGGTGTTAAAACAAGAGATCTGggaatttctaaaaatggTTCTCCAAAGGATACTTTTGAGAAAGGAATGGAATTTCATGCCAGACAAACAGTATTAGCTGAAGGCTGTCATGGCTCTTTaaccaaaaaaatgattaaaaaattcgaTTTAAGAAAGGATTCAATGATGCAGACATATGGGTTAGGAATTAAAGAACTTTGGGAGGTAAAACCTGAAAATTTTAGGCCAGGCTTTGTTACACATACCATGGGGTTCCCATTATCTAATGATCTTTATGGAGGTGGTTTCCAATACCATCTGCGTGATAACTTGGTTGCCGTCGGGTTGGTGATGGGATTGGATTATAAAAACCCATATGTCTCTCCCTATCAAGAATTTCAGAAAATGAAACACCATCCTTATTACGCCAATGTTTTGAAAGATGGGAAATGTTTAGAATATGGTGCAAGAGCATTAAATGAAGGTGGTTATCAAGCAATCCCTAAATTAAACTTCCCAGGTGGTATTTTAGTAGGGGCAACAGCAGGATTTATGAATGTCCCAAAAATTAAAGGGAGTCACAATGCTGTTAAATCAGGAATCTTGGCTGCCGAGgagatttttaaaaatatatctaagTTACCTCAAATCGAGGATACTGAAAATGATATCAAATTGGTTGATAAACCTATCGACTTACAGTCATATAACACAGCCGTGAAAAATTCATCGATATCTAAAGAACTTTACAAGGTAAGAAACATTAGACCATCATTCAATTCACCTGTAGGTAACATATTAGGAATGTGTTATTCTGGTCTTGACTCTTTAATCTTAAAGGGACATGCTCCTTGGACTTTCCCATTACATGAATCTGATTCCTCTGTAACATCTTTagcaaaaaattataaaccTATTAATTATCCAAAGccagataataaaatttcctTCGATATCATGATGTCAGTATCAAGGTCAGGGACTTACCATGATCACGATGAAAGATGTCACTTGAGAGTTCCAGACCAGGATTTAGACAAATTTGCTAATAACTCATACCCACAATGGAAGGGTATTGAGCAAAGATTTTGTCCAGCTGGTGTTTACGAATTtgttgaagatgaaaatagTACAGGAAAAGTCAAGTTTAGTATCAATTCTCAAAATTGTGTTCATTGTAAAACATGCGATATTAAATCACCAAATCAACAAATCGATTGGTCTGTACCAGAGGGAGGAGATGGTCCAAAATATTCACGTTTATAA